Proteins from a genomic interval of Marmoricola sp. OAE513:
- a CDS encoding TetR/AcrR family transcriptional regulator: MASEPVTSHLRLGLNPRQAETVEKLLLAGEQELEEVGPEALTIRTVAQRAGVSPATAYTYLASKNHLFAELFWRKIVTDAGPEPAGATAVDRIRVVTRHYAAMLGRSPNLATAANIALLGTDPEVERLRLVIGAEFVNRFREAIGEPSDPRVVEALTLAFSGALLQAGMGLMTYEELSQRLDDVVAVIMEGH; this comes from the coding sequence GTGGCCTCCGAACCCGTCACCTCGCACCTCCGGCTCGGTCTGAACCCACGTCAGGCCGAGACCGTGGAGAAGCTCCTGCTCGCGGGCGAGCAGGAGCTCGAGGAGGTCGGCCCGGAGGCGCTCACGATCCGTACCGTCGCGCAACGGGCGGGGGTGTCGCCGGCGACGGCGTACACGTACCTCGCCTCGAAGAACCACCTGTTCGCCGAGCTGTTCTGGCGCAAGATCGTGACCGACGCCGGTCCCGAGCCGGCCGGCGCGACGGCAGTCGACCGGATCCGTGTGGTCACCCGGCACTACGCCGCCATGCTCGGTCGCTCGCCGAACCTGGCCACCGCCGCGAACATCGCCCTGCTCGGGACGGATCCCGAGGTCGAGCGGCTCCGGCTGGTGATCGGCGCCGAGTTCGTGAACCGGTTCCGCGAGGCGATCGGGGAGCCGTCGGACCCGCGCGTCGTGGAAGCCCTGACCCTGGCGTTCTCCGGAGCGCTGCTGCAGGCCGGCATGGGCCTGATGACCTACGAAGAACTCTCCCAGCGGCTCGACGACGTCGTCGCCGTGATCATGGAAGGCCACTGA
- a CDS encoding carboxymuconolactone decarboxylase family protein, translating into MGKYDDLPETRRRGLEKMNKVYGFDMSDMDGDFFRYTADHLFADIWSRPGLDDRDRRLLLIGMLCTHGAQDVLSIQIPAAFKAGELDEDQLREIVIMVCHYAGWPVGARLNSLVEDTIAKGR; encoded by the coding sequence ATGGGCAAGTACGACGACCTCCCCGAGACCAGGCGCCGCGGGCTGGAGAAGATGAACAAGGTCTACGGCTTCGACATGTCCGACATGGACGGTGATTTCTTCCGCTACACCGCCGACCACCTGTTCGCCGACATCTGGAGCCGACCCGGCCTCGATGACCGTGACCGTCGGCTGCTGCTCATCGGGATGCTCTGCACCCACGGCGCCCAGGACGTCCTGTCGATCCAGATCCCCGCGGCGTTCAAGGCGGGCGAGCTCGACGAGGACCAGCTGCGCGAGATCGTCATCATGGTCTGCCACTACGCCGGCTGGCCGGTCGGTGCGCGGCTGAACAGCCTCGTCGAGGACACCATCGCGAAGGGTCGCTGA
- a CDS encoding DUF2786 domain-containing protein gives MEDPDRKTTYDAEDMVLAWLDAADPATGEVQVSVRRDGEARTMTYTPETEPRFTRPEDVTRFTEQVLERLRGQTRAFGTRYRGREQRDVTVVAHTGWRKATYRDGMIYLPRRERGGSWALRGMVVLHELAHHLNTGVDGTIIDSHGEGFRATFVRLVEDLGWAETAAMLREAYDQVGLDRRPGNDDGMLAKVGKILRHAEGAGTEAERETFFSKAQELAAVHSIELAVARAAHEKAEAGRATPTFESVRLGHRNQRSNVRFIELILAISRANDLRCTIRGDNTGVTLYGFQGDIDVTKALYAVLVVQMVADADAYLRSGAHRPVHGQTARAAFYDGWTDRIGERLADAQRAARARTEAAQQPTGPAAPAPLAPASTALALAAKEVEVHDYFDQMRVEHGVRGTWRGSAGGFDEHSLGRGQAAADRARLGQEKELSA, from the coding sequence GTGGAGGACCCTGACCGGAAGACGACGTACGACGCCGAGGACATGGTCCTGGCGTGGCTCGATGCCGCCGATCCTGCGACCGGCGAGGTGCAGGTGAGCGTGCGCCGGGACGGCGAGGCGCGCACGATGACCTACACCCCTGAGACCGAGCCCCGGTTCACCCGCCCGGAGGACGTCACCCGCTTCACCGAGCAGGTCCTCGAGCGCCTGCGGGGGCAGACCCGTGCTTTCGGGACCCGCTACCGGGGTCGAGAGCAGCGCGACGTCACCGTCGTGGCCCACACGGGCTGGCGGAAGGCCACGTACCGCGACGGCATGATCTACCTGCCGCGACGCGAGCGCGGAGGCTCGTGGGCCCTGCGCGGCATGGTCGTGCTGCACGAGCTGGCCCACCACCTGAACACCGGCGTCGACGGGACCATCATCGACTCCCACGGCGAAGGCTTCCGGGCGACGTTCGTCCGCCTCGTCGAGGACCTCGGCTGGGCCGAAACCGCGGCGATGCTGCGCGAGGCGTACGACCAGGTCGGCCTCGACCGTCGACCCGGCAACGACGACGGCATGCTCGCGAAGGTCGGGAAGATCCTCCGCCACGCCGAGGGCGCCGGGACCGAGGCCGAACGCGAGACGTTCTTCTCCAAGGCGCAAGAGCTGGCCGCGGTGCACTCGATCGAGCTGGCGGTGGCTCGCGCCGCCCACGAGAAGGCAGAAGCCGGCCGGGCAACGCCGACCTTCGAGTCCGTGCGTCTCGGGCACCGCAACCAGCGGAGCAACGTGCGCTTCATCGAGCTCATCCTCGCGATCAGCAGAGCCAACGACCTGCGCTGCACGATCCGCGGTGACAACACCGGGGTCACCCTGTACGGGTTCCAGGGCGACATCGACGTGACCAAGGCGCTCTACGCCGTGCTCGTCGTCCAGATGGTCGCCGACGCCGATGCCTACCTGCGCTCCGGAGCGCACCGGCCCGTGCACGGCCAGACTGCTCGCGCTGCGTTCTACGACGGGTGGACCGACCGCATCGGCGAGCGCCTGGCCGACGCACAACGCGCCGCCCGCGCTCGCACGGAAGCGGCCCAGCAACCCACCGGGCCTGCGGCACCTGCGCCCTTGGCCCCGGCTTCGACGGCGCTCGCACTGGCGGCCAAGGAGGTCGAGGTGCACGACTACTTCGACCAGATGAGGGTCGAGCACGGGGTCCGCGGGACGTGGCGCGGCAGCGCCGGAGGCTTCGACGAGCACTCCCTCGGCCGCGGTCAGGCCGCCGCCGATCGCGCGCGCTTGGGGCAGGAGAAGGAGCTCTCCGCCTGA
- a CDS encoding cytochrome P450 encodes MSTDATEAAKAGGCPINFDHYDHALQDDPYPTYARMREEAPLYHNEEHDFWVMTRHADLHQAFRDDTTFSNRMGVSLDPSSWNENAHYVTSFLGMDPPEQTRLRKLVSRGFTPKRVADLEPRITEISAKYLDAAVEKGEFDWIADFAGKFPMDVISEMLGVPEEDRDEVRHYADNLVIREDGLRDVPPAGFEAAGWLFSYYGKLIADRKANPTDDLVNALINAEDEGQRMTDQELTAFLFLMVVAGNETTTKLLGNAVANISANPDQRTAVFADAALVEPWIEETLRYEASSQFLGRLTLEDFTIGGVTCPAGSKLMFAIGAANHDSDVFTNAEQFDITREKAELSKHIAFGGGRHFCLGANLARLEANIALQQLVERVSSIEVSGEPKRFYSANVRGYASLPVKVTRR; translated from the coding sequence ATGAGCACCGACGCGACCGAGGCGGCGAAGGCGGGCGGCTGCCCGATCAACTTCGACCACTACGACCACGCCCTCCAGGACGACCCGTACCCGACGTACGCGCGGATGCGGGAGGAGGCGCCGCTGTACCACAACGAGGAGCACGACTTCTGGGTGATGACGCGGCACGCGGACCTGCACCAGGCGTTCCGTGACGACACCACGTTCTCCAACCGGATGGGCGTCTCGCTGGACCCGAGCTCGTGGAACGAGAACGCGCACTACGTGACCTCGTTCCTCGGCATGGACCCGCCGGAGCAGACCCGGCTGCGCAAGCTGGTCTCCCGCGGGTTCACCCCGAAGCGGGTGGCCGACCTCGAGCCGCGGATCACCGAGATCAGCGCGAAGTACCTCGACGCCGCGGTCGAGAAGGGCGAGTTCGACTGGATCGCAGACTTCGCCGGAAAGTTCCCGATGGACGTCATCTCCGAGATGCTCGGTGTGCCGGAGGAGGACCGCGACGAGGTGCGGCACTACGCCGACAACCTGGTGATCCGTGAGGACGGCCTGCGCGACGTCCCGCCGGCGGGCTTCGAGGCTGCAGGCTGGCTGTTCAGCTACTACGGGAAGCTGATCGCCGACCGGAAGGCCAACCCCACCGACGACCTCGTGAACGCGCTCATCAACGCGGAGGACGAGGGCCAGCGGATGACCGACCAGGAGCTCACCGCGTTCCTGTTCCTCATGGTCGTCGCCGGCAACGAGACCACGACCAAGCTCCTCGGCAACGCGGTCGCGAACATCTCGGCGAACCCCGACCAGCGCACCGCGGTGTTCGCCGACGCGGCGCTCGTCGAGCCGTGGATCGAGGAGACGCTGCGCTACGAGGCGTCCAGCCAGTTCCTCGGCCGTCTCACGCTCGAGGACTTCACGATCGGCGGCGTGACCTGCCCCGCCGGCTCGAAGCTGATGTTCGCGATCGGTGCCGCCAACCACGACAGCGACGTGTTCACGAACGCCGAGCAGTTCGACATCACCCGCGAGAAGGCCGAGCTGTCCAAGCACATCGCGTTCGGCGGCGGGCGACACTTCTGCCTGGGAGCGAACCTGGCTCGGCTCGAGGCGAACATCGCGCTGCAGCAGCTCGTCGAGCGCGTCTCGTCGATCGAGGTGTCGGGAGAGCCGAAGCGCTTCTACTCCGCGAACGTGCGGGGCTACGCCTCGCTGCCGGTGAAGGTCACGCGCCGATGA